In the Quercus lobata isolate SW786 chromosome 5, ValleyOak3.0 Primary Assembly, whole genome shotgun sequence genome, one interval contains:
- the LOC115992241 gene encoding acyl-CoA--sterol O-acyltransferase 1-like — protein MVMEGEINNFIMVWVSALVSLCYCHTIGKAIPKGTSRLLSILPVICLFLILPLNLTTIHLGGPSSFFLAWLATFKLLLFAYGEGPLSSSSTPISFSRFISIACLPIKIQNHPSPKNPQKPLSTKNNEHPSLQRPQNLHKSPLNYGTKVLLLATYGPVHDNKDHLHPKILLLLYSIHLYIALEILLGNFAVLTRALLGVELEPQFDEPYLATSLQDFWGRRWNLMVSRILHPTVYNPVRSISSRWIGRKWAPLPAVIAVFFVSGLMHEIIFYYIGRLKPTWELTCFFLIHGFCLAIEIAIKKALNGSWCLPKVVSGPLTLTFVAITGLWLFMPSLIRCEVDVKIYREAATTYMRFFKDVVSVLSSRFFDVVLVPEELKIKILGSKE, from the coding sequence ATGGTCATGGAAGGTGAAATCAACAACTTCATTATGGTATGGGTCTCAGCTCTGGTATCACTATGCTATTGCCACACCATAGGTAAAGCTATCCCCAAAGGTACATCTAGACTCCTTTCAATCCTACCAGTCATATGTCTCTTTCTCATTCTCCCTCTAAATCTCACCACCATCCATCTTGGAGGCCCCTCATCTTTCTTCCTTGCTTGGCTTGCCACCTTCAAACTCCTCCTCTTTGCCTATGGTGAAGGCCCTTTATCATCATCCTCTACACCCATCTCCTTTTCACGTTTCATCTCAATTGCTTGCCTCCCTATCAAGATTCAAAACCACCCATCACCCAAAAATCCTCAAAAGCCTTTGTCTACCAAAAATAATGAACACCCATCTCTCCAAAGACCCCAAAATCTCCATAAGTCACCTCTAAATTATGGTACAAAGGTTCTATTATTGGCTACATATGGACCTGTCCATGACAACAAAGATCATCTTCACCCAAAAATACTATTGTTACTATATAGCATCCACTTGTATATTGCCTTAGAAATCCTCCTAGGCAATTTTGCAGTCCTGACTCGAGCCTTGCTTGGTGTTGAGCTCGAGCCACAATTTGATGAGCCTTACCTCGCTACCTCACTACAAGACTTCTGGGGAAGGAGGTGGAACCTCATGGTTAGTAGAATCCTACACCCTACTGTATACAATCCTGTCAGGTCCATTTCCAGCCGTTGGATTGGGAGGAAATGGGCTCCACTTCCAGCAGTCATTGCTGTGTTTTTTGTCTCTGGATTGATGCATGAGATAATATTCTATTACATTGGTCGACTCAAGCCAACGTGGGAACTCACATGCTTCTTTCTCATTCATGGGTTTTGTCTGGCCATTGAAATCGCCATTAAGAAAGCTCTAAATGGTTCGTGGTGTTTGCCTAAGGTAGTGTCGGGGCCGCTGACATTGACTTTTGTGGCAATCACGGGTTTGTGGCTGTTCATGCCATCGCTCATTCGGTGTGAAGTTGATGTCAAAATCTATAGAGAGGCTGCAACCACGTATATGCGATTTTTCAAGGATGTTGTTAGTGTTCTAAGTTCTCGATTTTTTGATGTTGTACTTGTACCtgaagaattaaaaattaaaattttgggatctAAAGAATAA
- the LOC115991029 gene encoding uncharacterized protein LOC115991029: MELKQQHSQLALVSMVLLMIWLVISPVVACPTYGRDCKSCIRNELKFSCPPCAPILRCMARCLWGGNSRSDCVKRCDCNTGYLTLSDCKSCMLKCKCSCMG; the protein is encoded by the coding sequence ATGGAGTTGAAGCAGCAGCACTCTCAGCTAGCTCTTGTgtcaatggttttgttgatgatATGGTTGGTGATTTCGCCTGTGGTGGCTTGTCCAACATACGGCAGAGATTGCAAAAGCTGCATTAGAAACGAGTTGAAGTTCAGTTGCCCACCATGTGCTCCTATTCTGCGCTGCATGGCACGATGCTTGTGGGGTGGTAACTCAAGGTCCGATTGTGTAAAGAGGTGTGATTGCAACACTGGGTACCTAACTCTGTCTGATTGCAAGAGTTGCATGTTAAAGTGCAAGTGCAGCTGTATGGGTTAG
- the LOC115988823 gene encoding BAG family molecular chaperone regulator 5, mitochondrial, which produces MKTSRRASFYSSSTTVTYTFHNDRSTPPPKPNSTEIPIQFSPKTAQSRSQSNSATKIQSAYRAHAIRTLYKKISAVSSEADHLQRLIQRQETVDAIRSNEREKLRMNEALMGLLLKLDSVPGFNPTVREARRKVSRRIVALQEILDAVSEAKTVYDDDCYEYGFVRSWDDVVAKMEEEVCRERGGDEMERFCAEHLGFRCLQRFLSGP; this is translated from the coding sequence atgaAAACCTCTCGCAGAGCTAGCTTCTACTCCTCTTCCACCACAGTCACATACACTTTCCATAATGACCGCTCTACCCCTCCACCCAAGCCCAACTCCACTGAAATTCCCATCCAGTTCTCTCCCAAAACAGCCCAATCACGATCTCAATCCAACTCCGCCACTAAGATCCAGTCCGCATACCGGGCCCACGCGATCCGCACCCTGTACAAAAAGATCTCAGCCGTCAGCTCCGAAGCCGATCACCTCCAGCGCTTAATCCAACGGCAGGAAACGGTGGACGCAATCCGCAGCAACGAGCGGGAGAAGCTGAGGATGAACGAGGCCCTGATGGGTCTGCTACTGAAGCTGGACTCGGTGCCCGGATTTAATCCGACGGTGAGGGAGGCGAGGAGGAAGGTGAGCCGTCGGATCGTGGCGTTGCAGGAAATACTCGACGCTGTTTCGGAGGCAAAGACGGTTTACGACGACGACTGTTACGAATACGGGTTTGTGAGGAGCTGGGACGACGTCGTGGCGAAGATGGAGGAAGAGGTTTGTAGAGAAAGAGGAGGTGATGAGATGGAGAGGTTTTGTGCTGAGCATTTGGGGTTTCGTTGCTTGCAGAGATTTCTCAGTGGGCCCTGA